One stretch of Sporocytophaga myxococcoides DSM 11118 DNA includes these proteins:
- a CDS encoding RNA polymerase sigma factor, with the protein MSDELIIELIKTNKEDKAFRVLYKHFPMIRKMIISKGGKMEDAEDVFQEALIILYKKVRYTEFNLTSKLSTYLYSICRFLWKDILIKNGRQDFSDMIDTNEDNQETGWAEMKEQESALSISEKIINELGNRCKELLILFYMEAMKLKDIASRMGYSSENTAKNQKYKCLESAKKRLKELKYLG; encoded by the coding sequence ATGAGTGACGAGCTTATTATTGAGTTGATTAAAACTAACAAAGAAGATAAAGCTTTTCGAGTCTTGTATAAGCATTTCCCAATGATTAGGAAAATGATCATTTCTAAAGGCGGCAAAATGGAGGATGCAGAGGATGTGTTCCAAGAGGCTCTTATTATTTTATATAAGAAAGTCAGATACACTGAATTCAACCTTACTTCTAAGCTGAGTACATACTTATATAGCATTTGCCGATTTCTATGGAAGGATATTTTGATAAAAAATGGAAGACAAGATTTTTCTGATATGATTGATACAAATGAGGATAATCAAGAGACTGGGTGGGCTGAGATGAAAGAGCAGGAGAGTGCTCTGAGTATTTCAGAGAAAATTATAAATGAACTAGGAAACCGCTGTAAAGAATTATTAATCCTGTTCTATATGGAAGCAATGAAGCTAAAGGATATTGCATCTAGGATGGGCTATAGTTCTGAAAATACTGCAAAGAATCAGAAGTATAAATGCCTTGAGTCTGCAAAGAAAAGACTGAAAGAACTAAAATACTTAGGTTAA
- a CDS encoding efflux RND transporter periplasmic adaptor subunit: MKKYTSNACMLLCILFMACSSHKENPTRTETFPVTSPVILDTSYTKEYVADLHAVKNVEIRARVYGEIKKIHIDEGQGVKQGQLLFSIEDYSYREELSKANSQLKNAVAEAKSAELDLINTKALLEKNIVSQTEVARAEAKLEALNAKIEEARSQTANASLKLSFTQIKAPFDGIIDRIPLKMGSLVNEGTLLTTISDNKEVFAYFNVSENEYLNFVTHSKQQAENKEVSLLLANSEAHPYKGKIETIEGEFDKATGNISFRARFPNPDKILKHGASGKVLLKTNLNKVMIIPQKSAFDVQDRTFVFLVDQNNEVKMQNIIPKLRLPHLYVIESGLTTKDRIVYEGLQRVREGDKIIPEPASIDLNKGTAVIN; this comes from the coding sequence ATGAAAAAATATACAAGCAATGCATGTATGCTTTTGTGCATACTATTTATGGCTTGCTCTTCACATAAAGAAAACCCTACGAGAACAGAGACATTTCCAGTCACAAGTCCTGTTATTCTTGACACCTCATACACCAAGGAATATGTTGCCGATCTGCATGCTGTAAAAAATGTAGAAATAAGAGCAAGAGTTTATGGTGAAATTAAAAAGATCCATATTGATGAAGGACAAGGTGTAAAACAGGGGCAATTACTGTTTAGCATAGAAGATTATTCATACAGAGAAGAATTATCCAAGGCTAACTCACAGTTAAAAAATGCCGTTGCCGAAGCTAAATCCGCTGAACTTGATTTAATAAACACAAAAGCGCTCCTTGAAAAAAATATAGTTTCCCAAACTGAAGTTGCCAGAGCTGAAGCTAAACTGGAGGCTCTTAATGCCAAAATTGAAGAAGCCAGGTCTCAGACAGCAAATGCAAGTCTGAAATTATCATTTACTCAAATCAAAGCTCCGTTTGATGGCATTATTGACAGAATACCACTTAAGATGGGAAGCCTTGTCAATGAAGGCACTTTACTTACTACTATATCTGATAACAAAGAAGTATTCGCATATTTTAATGTCTCAGAAAATGAATACCTGAACTTTGTAACGCATTCAAAGCAACAGGCAGAGAATAAAGAAGTAAGCTTACTACTTGCCAACTCAGAAGCACATCCTTACAAAGGTAAGATTGAAACTATTGAGGGAGAGTTTGACAAAGCAACCGGAAATATTTCATTCAGAGCACGTTTCCCTAACCCTGATAAAATACTGAAGCATGGAGCTAGCGGTAAAGTGCTTCTGAAGACTAACCTGAACAAGGTTATGATCATTCCTCAGAAGTCTGCTTTTGATGTACAGGACAGAACCTTTGTTTTCCTTGTAGATCAGAACAATGAGGTTAAGATGCAAAACATCATACCCAAACTCAGACTACCCCATCTTTATGTGATAGAATCCGGTCTTACCACGAAAGACAGGATAGTTTATGAAGGATTACAAAGAGTCCGTGAAGGAGATAAAATCATTCCGGAACCTGCTTCTATAGATCTCAATAAAGGAACTGCAGTAATAAATTAA
- a CDS encoding efflux RND transporter permease subunit, translated as MISRFIHRPVLSIVISLIITLMGLLSLTQLPMTQFPSIAPPEVNVTIEYTGANAETVTKAAIVPLERAINGVPGMKYMSSDAGNDGVGVVQIIFEVGTDPDIAAVNVQNRVSAVMGELPSEVIKNGVKIAKEENSMLMYLNIYSADTSFQEKFIYNFTDINILAELKRIQGVGYADILGAKEYSMRIWLKPDKMLAYNIDTDDIIQILQKQNIEAAPGKIGESSDKSAQALQYIVKYTGRYNTEEQYANIPIRANSDGQILRIKDVADVEFGTTYFDVESKLNGKPSASLMLKQLPGSNASEVIKNVKIRMEELKQSTFLKGMDYEISYDVSRFLDASVHEVIKTLIEAFILVSLVVFLFLQDFRSTIIPAITVPVSLIGTFFFMKLFDFSLNLITLFALVLAIGVVIDDAIVVVEAVHAKLETGKFTIQKATERAMKEISGAVLAITLVMSAVFIPTSFMTGPVGIFYKQFSLTMAIAIILSGIGALTLTPALCVLFLKPVHHDQKNNLLGRFFRIFNFWYDNISARYQKLLSIIANRKVITFAVLLAFSTGTGLLSTTLPSGFIPEEDQGMFYASITTPSGSTLERTKAIVNEIQRSCKDISSIESVSSLAGTNVLSDGTGATFGTCLINLKPWDKRKESVDEIIELVSEKTAHIKDAKIEFFPPPAVPGYGNASGYELRLLDKTGTGDIKKMEGVVNQFMEDLKARPEIATAFTIFDASYPQYLLHVDHDKAAQKGVTVGDAMGTLQTLLGSEYATNFIKFGQMYKVMVQALPEYRADPDDILKLTVKNDQDEMVPLSAFVTLEKVFGVEQLTRYNMFPSAELNGEAAEGYSSGSAIKAIQEVAGTKLPKGYGIDWAGISRDEVMSGNQTIYIFMICLLFVYLLLSAQYESFILPLSVILSLPLGVFGAFFMLAILGLENNIYAQISMVMLIGLLGKNAILIVEFAMQKQKEGKTPLQAAIEGSQIRLRPILMTSFAFVAGLIPLMFASGAGEVGNRTIGSAAAGGMFFGTVFGLIIIPGLYVFFATIVENREKKVMKEQFSLSESI; from the coding sequence ATGATTTCAAGATTTATACACAGGCCTGTGTTATCAATAGTGATATCTCTTATCATCACTTTAATGGGATTACTATCACTGACTCAGTTGCCTATGACGCAATTTCCAAGTATTGCGCCACCTGAAGTAAACGTAACTATTGAATATACAGGTGCCAATGCAGAAACAGTTACCAAAGCAGCTATTGTACCTCTCGAAAGAGCTATTAATGGTGTTCCTGGAATGAAATATATGTCTTCAGATGCAGGAAACGACGGTGTGGGCGTTGTTCAGATCATATTTGAAGTCGGTACAGATCCGGATATTGCTGCTGTAAATGTGCAGAACAGAGTTTCCGCGGTAATGGGAGAACTGCCTTCTGAGGTTATAAAAAACGGTGTAAAAATAGCCAAGGAGGAAAACAGTATGCTTATGTACCTCAATATCTACAGCGCAGATACAAGCTTTCAGGAAAAATTCATTTACAACTTTACAGACATCAATATCCTGGCTGAATTAAAGCGTATTCAAGGAGTTGGGTATGCCGATATTCTTGGCGCAAAAGAATATTCAATGAGAATATGGCTTAAGCCTGACAAGATGCTTGCCTATAACATTGATACAGATGATATCATTCAGATTTTACAGAAACAAAACATTGAAGCCGCTCCTGGAAAAATAGGCGAAAGCTCAGACAAGTCAGCTCAGGCTCTGCAATATATAGTTAAATATACTGGAAGATACAACACTGAAGAACAGTATGCCAATATCCCCATCAGAGCAAACTCAGACGGACAAATACTTCGCATTAAAGATGTTGCAGATGTTGAGTTTGGGACAACTTATTTTGATGTGGAATCAAAACTCAATGGCAAACCATCCGCGTCATTGATGCTTAAACAATTGCCAGGATCCAATGCCAGTGAGGTGATCAAAAATGTGAAGATAAGAATGGAAGAGCTCAAGCAGTCTACATTCCTTAAAGGAATGGATTATGAGATTAGTTATGATGTCTCAAGATTTTTGGATGCCTCTGTTCATGAAGTAATTAAAACTTTAATTGAAGCATTCATACTTGTGTCTCTTGTTGTCTTCTTATTTCTTCAGGATTTCAGGTCAACTATAATTCCAGCCATAACCGTTCCGGTATCATTGATCGGTACATTCTTTTTCATGAAGCTATTCGACTTCTCACTTAACCTAATTACACTATTTGCATTAGTGTTGGCCATCGGAGTTGTTATTGATGACGCAATCGTTGTTGTAGAAGCAGTACATGCCAAGCTGGAGACTGGAAAATTCACCATTCAGAAAGCAACGGAAAGAGCGATGAAAGAAATCAGCGGTGCTGTACTTGCAATTACACTCGTTATGTCAGCTGTATTCATTCCTACCTCTTTCATGACTGGCCCTGTCGGAATCTTTTATAAGCAGTTTTCTTTAACGATGGCTATAGCTATTATTCTTTCAGGTATTGGGGCACTTACACTTACCCCTGCTCTTTGTGTACTATTTCTGAAACCGGTGCATCATGATCAAAAAAATAATCTCTTAGGTAGATTTTTCAGAATATTTAATTTCTGGTATGACAACATTTCTGCAAGGTATCAAAAACTATTAAGCATCATAGCCAACAGAAAAGTTATAACCTTTGCCGTATTGCTCGCATTTTCAACTGGCACAGGACTTTTAAGCACCACACTTCCGTCCGGTTTTATTCCTGAAGAAGATCAGGGAATGTTCTATGCAAGCATCACAACACCTTCCGGTTCTACGTTAGAAAGGACCAAGGCCATTGTTAATGAAATACAGAGATCGTGCAAAGACATCTCCTCTATTGAATCTGTATCATCACTGGCAGGAACAAATGTACTCTCAGATGGTACAGGTGCTACCTTCGGCACTTGTCTGATCAATTTGAAACCTTGGGATAAAAGAAAAGAATCGGTAGATGAAATCATTGAACTGGTTTCAGAAAAAACAGCGCATATCAAAGATGCAAAGATTGAGTTCTTCCCTCCTCCTGCTGTTCCTGGATACGGTAATGCGAGTGGATATGAGCTCAGGCTTTTGGATAAGACGGGTACAGGTGATATCAAAAAGATGGAAGGGGTTGTAAATCAATTCATGGAAGATCTGAAGGCCAGACCTGAAATTGCCACGGCTTTCACCATCTTTGACGCAAGCTATCCTCAATATCTGCTGCATGTCGATCATGACAAAGCTGCACAGAAAGGAGTTACTGTTGGTGATGCAATGGGAACATTACAAACACTGCTTGGTAGCGAATATGCAACCAACTTTATCAAATTCGGACAAATGTATAAAGTTATGGTACAGGCATTGCCTGAATACAGAGCAGACCCAGACGATATCTTAAAGCTTACTGTGAAAAATGACCAAGATGAAATGGTACCTTTGTCTGCCTTTGTAACCCTTGAGAAAGTCTTCGGAGTGGAACAGCTCACCAGATACAATATGTTCCCTTCGGCAGAGCTGAATGGTGAAGCAGCAGAAGGCTATAGCAGCGGGAGTGCAATTAAAGCTATACAGGAAGTCGCAGGAACAAAACTACCCAAAGGGTATGGCATTGACTGGGCTGGAATCTCAAGAGATGAAGTAATGTCAGGTAATCAGACCATATATATATTTATGATCTGTCTGCTCTTTGTTTATTTGTTGCTTTCTGCTCAGTACGAAAGCTTCATATTGCCCTTATCAGTTATCTTATCACTTCCTCTAGGAGTATTCGGAGCGTTTTTCATGCTGGCTATATTGGGACTTGAAAACAACATTTATGCTCAGATCTCTATGGTAATGCTTATAGGCTTATTGGGTAAGAATGCGATTCTGATAGTTGAATTTGCAATGCAAAAACAGAAAGAAGGAAAAACGCCTTTGCAAGCCGCGATAGAAGGTTCTCAAATAAGATTGAGGCCAATATTAATGACTTCATTTGCATTCGTGGCCGGGCTTATTCCGCTTATGTTTGCCAGCGGAGCTGGAGAAGTAGGTAACAGAACCATAGGCTCTGCTGCTGCCGGAGGAATGTTTTTCGGAACAGTATTTGGTTTGATTATTATACCTGGTTTGTATGTCTTCTTTGCAACAATAGTAGAAAACAGAGAGAAGAAAGTCATGAAAGAACAATTTTCATTATCAGAGTCCATTTAA
- a CDS encoding GNAT family N-acetyltransferase produces the protein MQRELAGCIGLVPQNDVHRISAELGYWIGEPYWEKGIATEAVNLITDYGFNQLNLIRLYRGIFDFNKASQKVLEKAGFKFECIFEKLKIKS, from the coding sequence ATACAGAGGGAATTAGCTGGATGCATAGGATTAGTCCCACAAAATGATGTTCACAGGATATCAGCAGAACTTGGTTATTGGATAGGTGAACCGTACTGGGAAAAAGGTATTGCAACGGAAGCTGTAAATCTCATTACAGATTACGGATTTAATCAGTTAAACCTGATTCGCCTATACAGAGGTATTTTTGATTTTAATAAAGCTTCTCAAAAAGTACTTGAAAAAGCGGGATTCAAATTTGAATGCATATTTGAAAAGTTAAAAATTAAAAGCTGA
- a CDS encoding efflux transporter outer membrane subunit → MKHLLILINLSLCILISGCKSTDPNSGFTKGVPSSYHEEKDSLNAAKINWREYFNNPILIDLIDTALNQNFDILKAFQRIEASRAGVRSSTGALLPTVSGYGTAAQRRYGLYTMDGAGNISTYIRQDEIVPINLRDYYLGLQTSWEADIWGKLRNRRKAATARFFGSIEAKNFVVTNIIAEVSNSYYELQALDNRLNILRENMKLQEDALLIVQTQKQAGIANELAVKQFEGQVLNSKTMEKETLQEIIETENRINYLLGRYPQSVRRNKDLYKDSLDFLVNIGTPADLLGNRPDIRQSEFELKAARADVKAAQAALYPSLNITGAYGYQAFRTSLLFTSPESIAYSIFGGLTAPLLNRSQIKAEFRNANAAQTEALYNYQQSIINGYIEVYNELTRLKSLQEIHDLRTNESLALSQSVDISTELFRSGRASYLEVITSQQKSLDAQLQLVEARKRQNMAKTNIYKALGGGWR, encoded by the coding sequence ATGAAGCATTTACTCATATTAATAAACCTATCCCTTTGCATCCTCATTTCAGGATGCAAAAGTACCGATCCCAACTCTGGATTTACCAAGGGAGTTCCATCATCCTATCATGAAGAAAAGGATTCATTGAACGCTGCAAAAATAAACTGGAGAGAATACTTTAATAACCCCATCCTGATTGATCTGATAGATACAGCATTAAACCAAAATTTTGATATACTTAAAGCGTTTCAACGCATTGAAGCTTCCAGAGCTGGTGTCAGATCTTCTACCGGAGCCTTGCTCCCAACTGTGAGTGGTTACGGTACAGCAGCACAAAGAAGATATGGACTTTATACAATGGATGGAGCAGGTAATATTTCAACATATATCAGACAAGATGAAATTGTACCAATAAATCTCCGCGATTATTACCTCGGGCTTCAAACAAGCTGGGAGGCAGATATCTGGGGAAAACTACGTAACAGAAGGAAAGCGGCAACTGCAAGATTTTTCGGTTCCATTGAAGCTAAAAATTTTGTAGTAACTAATATCATTGCTGAAGTTTCCAATAGTTACTATGAGCTTCAGGCACTTGATAACAGACTGAATATTTTGCGGGAGAATATGAAGCTTCAGGAAGATGCACTATTGATAGTACAAACCCAAAAACAAGCTGGTATTGCCAATGAACTTGCTGTAAAGCAATTTGAAGGTCAGGTTTTAAATTCGAAAACCATGGAAAAAGAAACCCTTCAGGAAATCATTGAGACTGAAAACAGAATAAACTATTTGCTTGGAAGGTATCCACAGTCTGTAAGACGCAATAAAGATCTATATAAGGACTCGCTTGATTTTCTTGTCAATATAGGCACTCCTGCTGACCTGCTTGGAAATCGTCCAGATATAAGGCAATCAGAGTTTGAACTAAAGGCAGCCAGAGCAGATGTCAAAGCTGCACAGGCAGCCCTTTATCCATCGTTGAACATTACAGGTGCATATGGTTATCAGGCCTTCAGAACAAGTTTACTGTTTACCAGTCCGGAATCCATAGCTTACTCAATATTCGGAGGACTTACAGCTCCTTTATTAAACAGAAGCCAGATCAAAGCTGAATTCCGGAATGCTAACGCAGCACAAACAGAAGCTTTGTACAATTACCAGCAAAGCATTATAAATGGATATATTGAAGTGTATAATGAATTGACAAGATTAAAAAGCCTTCAGGAAATTCACGACCTGAGGACCAACGAATCTCTTGCCTTGAGTCAATCTGTAGATATTTCAACTGAGCTTTTCAGATCAGGGCGAGCTTCTTACCTTGAAGTGATTACTTCACAGCAGAAATCACTGGATGCTCAGCTTCAACTTGTGGAAGCAAGAAAAAGACAGAACATGGCAAAGACCAATATTTATAAAGCTCTTGGAGGTGGCTGGCGATAA